From the genome of Trachemys scripta elegans isolate TJP31775 chromosome 2, CAS_Tse_1.0, whole genome shotgun sequence:
tctccagaggcaggtataaatcagtNNNNNNNNNNNNNNNNNNNNNNNNNNNNNNNNNNNNNNNNNNNNNNNNNNNNNNNNNNNNNNNNNNNNNNNNNNNNNNNNNNNNNNNNNNNNNNNNNNNNNNNNNNNNNNNNNNNNNNNNNNNNNNNNNNNNNNNNNNNNNNNNNNNNNNNNNNNNNNNNNNNNNNNNNNNNNNNNNNNNNNNNNNNNNNNNNNNNNNNNNNNNNNNNNNNNNNNNNNNNNNNNNNNNNNNNNNNNNNNNNNNNNNNNNNNNNNNNNNNNNNNNNNNNNNNNNNNNNNNNNNNNNNNNNNNNNNNNNNNNNNNNNNNNNNNNNNNNNNNNNNNNNNNgaaagcttatgctcccaatacttctgttagtcttaaaggtgccacaggaccctcagttgCTTCCTAGAGTACTTAAggcactagctgaagcaatctgaGAACTATTAGCCATTATCaccaagaactcatggaggacaggtgaggtcccagtggactggagaagggcaaacatagtacctagcTTTAAAGAGGGTAACGAGAATCCAGGATattataaaccagtcagcctaactttgatacctggaaagatattggaacaaattattaaacaatcagtttgtaagcacttaAAAGATAACAAGATTATAAAGACCAGCTAGCATGGCTTTATCAAGAAAAAAATCATGCccaaaaccaacctaatttccttctttgataggattacaggtagggtgaccagatagcaagtgtgaaaaactgggacgggggtggggggcaataggagcctatataagaaaaagaccccaaaatcaggactgtcccgataaaatcgggacatctggtcaccctagttacaggCCTAGTGAAGTTGAGGGTTGGGGGAAGTGGAGGGCAGGGAAGCAGACTTAatacatcttgatttttagtaaattttttttaacacGGTCCCATATGACATTCATCTAAGCAAaacagggaaatatggtctagatgaaattactataaggtggctgCATAATTGATTGAAAGACCGTACTCcgagttatcaatggttcattctcaaactgggaggatgtatttaGTGGAGGGGTATCTCACAGCAGTCAGTCCTTGATCTGgtgttattcaatattttcattaatgacttggataaaggAGTGGAgactatgcttataaaatctgcacatGACACCAAGCTGCGTGGGGatgtaagcactttggaggacaggattagaattcaaaccaACCTTCACAAATTTGAGAATAGGTCTGACGTCAACCACTTCAGTAAAGTGCAAagtactcagggccggctccaggcaccagccttccaagcaggtggttggggcggcaatctgcaaggggcgtcagtccgtgtgtttttgcccccaagcagcgcgctgaattgccgctgcggaTGGCAGGGGCAATTCGGCGAGCTGTAGGGCGGCACGCACGTTTccacggcggcggcaattcggcagcaggacAGAAGCTGTGGCCAAATTGCCCCCGCCGCGGAAAtgcgcgtgccgccctaatggCGCACGGACTGCCCCTGCCGTccgcagtggcaattcggcgagctgtttggggctgcaaaaacagtagagccagccctgaaagTACTTCATtaaggaaggaaaaagcaaatacacaactacaaaatagggaataatgGGCTAAATGGTAGTACTGAttaaaaggatctggggggtgtggtggatcacaaattgaatgagtcagcaatttgatgcagttgtgaaaaaggctaatatcattctggtcgggggggggaggtatattagcaggagtgtcataAATAAGACGTGGGAGGtaataggcctggtctactcggcactggtgaggcctcagctggagtactgtgtctaagTCGGGGGGAGCCTACACTTTAGGAACAATGTGGctaaattggagcgagtccagaggagaacaacaaaaatgataaaagggttaGCAACCCTGCCCTCTAAAGAAAGATTAAACAAACTGGGCCTGTTtcgttttgagaaaagaagactggggctGAACCCAATAACACtgttcaaatacattaagggctgttataaagaggactgcaagcagttgttctccatgtctgctgaTGGTAGAGcaagcagtaatgggcttaatctgcagcaagggagatttaggttcgcAAGTAGGAAAAACGTTGCAACTAATGGTAATGAAGCTcttgaataggcttccaaggggtgttgtggaatctccattgctggaggtttttaagaactggttggaTGAACATGTTGCAGAAATGGGTATAGATTTACTTGATCCTGCCgtagtgcagggggctggacttgatgactgtgcaagcaaggtcccttccagccctacatttctctgattctgtgcAGTCTATAAGATGACAGCTTtgtaaatacttttttatatatataaatgagcCTCGCAAGCTAACCTGATCCTTATTTGAGTTTTCCCTCAGGTCATTCTGCAACACATGTGGGTGGTCACCGGCTGTTTCTCACCTCAGTCAAGCCTCTGGTTGGATACAACGGCACCTACGGCTACAGAAGAAACACTCCATCTCTGCGCAGGCAGCCTTCACTGTTTGGGCTAGTCACCAACTTGCCAattcactaagggctggtctatgcAAAAATTTGCACCAAACTAATTAAATTGGTTGTAATCCACACTTTATTTCAGGGCAAGTTTGTGTGttgacactcttattttggattCAGAGTGTCACTTTTATGTGGAATACACTGCAATATTATGGTGCTGAGCAGCAGAAAACCCAGtgtcttgttttgatttttgctGGTCTGGGTTGAAGCTACGTTGAAATAAGACACTTGTACTCCACAATAagagtgcacacacacagacttgcaccaaaataactcAAGGTGTGAATTAAAACCAAGCTAGTTATTTCGGTGCAAGTCTGCAGGTGGAGCTGACAGAACTCTTATCACAGCATAGGCCACATTCTACTCTACTTTGAGCTGTGTTGGTGGGTGTTGTGAGCATTTTAATTTGGAGACTTTGCAAGCGAAATACAATTCTCAGTATCTGATCATGTACATACAGAGTCACACTGTGCTGTCTGTTTCTCCATACTAAATATGGCTGGCTAATCCCACTTTCCTTTGataatcactagtcacttcttaTTGTGACAAAACTGCCCCGAATGACCAGTGATGAACTGGACCCTAAAGGACCCTTTGACAGTGGAGCAATAGATCCCAAGAAGAAAACCAATGAAAACATATTGGAGGGCTTCGTAGTCTCTTGGCTTATATGTCCACACAGGTGCGTAAGGAGGCATGAGCTCTCTTTCCATCCCTGTGCAGACTACCTGGACCTCAAGTCTGGGTGTACAGGAATAAGCAAGCACAGCAATGGCTAGAATAAGTGGGCAGGAAGTGGGCAAGAGTATGTGACATAAATGACACATTAGTTCTGTTAATAAGCAAGTCTGACATAATTTGGCTCTTCACGCCTACGACAGCAAGGCAGAAGCTCGGTAGTAGCATCGCTGACTCCTCATGCAGTTTTATGGCTCTGTTGTCCTTTGTGCAGAGCTCTGTTTTAGTTTGGCTGGAAGAATTATGTATGTTCTCGGTGTTGGCACTGGTCATTTGTCAGAAAGGCTGATTCTAGAGCTGACATCATGTAGGGATGAGTTCCCTGTGTCCGTGATCACTAGAACAGTTATAAGGAATTCTATGCTTCAAAAAGATGTAGATGACAACTGAAATGCAGTGCACAGCTCCAGACTAATGCAACACTGCTTATTACATGAACTGAAATTTTACTAAAGTGTTTTGTGTCTTTAGAATTGTACCAGGCAGCAAAGCTCTAAATCAGTTAGCACAGCCTTCTGACTCAGGCagccaagaaagggaaaatggaaaCACCTGTTACAGGTAGCATTGAATGAGATGTTGCCTAGTAACTCTCAGCAGGGAACAATATAAAGTCAGCTAGGTTAGCATTATCGAGGTTATAGATGAGTGAAAATCTGAGGGCAGGAAAGCTCTGTGCAGCACAGCTACAATTCTTTCCTTTTATGGTGTCCTAAGTGCTTAGGAACTGCACAAAGCTATGTACAAGTTTATACAGACATGTGTTTGACAAACAAATTACTGAAAATATCTTTTGCACAGAAGCCTTTGCACCCATTGTCATCCAATCTCTGAAATGTGTAAAAAGATAGCAAGTCAAATGTCTCTGTGGATCCTTACAGTGAGTGGACGAGGCTTAGTTCTGATGCTATTTTTGCATCAGGAAGTACCTAGAGTGAAACCTTTTACCCATGTCTGCTAATGGCACAGGCACAAGGGCATTGTTTAAGGAGGAAGTGAGCTGCTCGTGCAGCTCTGAACCATGGTTCCTTGAATGGTTTTAAATATGATTGAGGTTTGGAGTTTAAAAACCATTTCCAACTAAGGCCACTTAAGATTTCTTCTGTTAACAGTGTTTAAAGCCATGGTAGAATGAAAAAGTGATAATTGTGTAAAAACACCTAGCTTGTTTATCCCTGCTTCAGGGCATCATTTCCTTACCAACATAACTGGAGTCTGAGAGCTGAGTTCTGCTCTGTGCCAACACTACCACTGGTACCAGGACCACAATGGAAGTGGCTTGTGTCTTCCCTATTTAGAGGCTGCCAGGGGCTGGTTTGGACCCCAGTGCAGATTAGAACAGCCCTAAAGTGCACCCTCCATTTCCATATCCCCTATGTGCACTGTGGCAGTGGGAAACAGCCAGGATGTAGGGCTGCCCCAGCCAtccatcctcccaccccctcaatGCTGGGGGCTCCTGAGGGCACGGGTGAGGGCTGAATAGTACAGAGACAGATTGGTGCCTGCAGAACAGGTTCCCTGTGCCAGTTGATATTCACTGGGAGTTTAAGGAATTTGCACCTACCATATGGCTCCTTTGTTTTGATGTAGCACAGCCAGCACAAAGCTATTGGGCAACAACAAATTGTGCCCTGGCTGTCCAGTTACAGCTCTTCCCAATCTGAAGGCTTCTTCACTGAAACTACGACAATCTAAATTACATTCCAAACAGTTTCATTCCATTTTTGAATTCTGTTTACTTTTGAACTGTTCGCTGTAGTGGGAAAAGTTCTTCCTCTTGCGCTGCTAGAAGAGCCTAGGGCTAAGGTAACCATGCTCTGAAAATAGGTTTCTGGAAATGGATCGCTTTGACCCTGTAATCTCAAGAAGTGGTGCAATCTAGCTTCAGTGGGGGTAGGTCTGGTCTGGAGAAAACAGGAAACACAAGAGTTATCACACATACTGGTCATACTAGGGGCAATGTACCAAGTGCGTAAATCTGCTAACCTTGTAATAAGTCTTAAAGTCAAAAGTTACTTTCTGATGGCATCCAAGATATGGCATCCTTTAGCTAAACAAGCTAAGATCTCATTTGGAAGATGGGAGAAGTAACAGACAGAATCAATGGTCATTAAATACTTTAGGGATATAAATAAATACTGCTGGGGTGATAGTGGTaagattaattaccctcacaccTCATTCAATCTAAAATAGGGAGCATACCCCGTGAGGGCTCCACTTGCAATCTCAACGCAATTCAATTCTGGAAGAAGAATAAATTTGTCAGAAATGAATCTCGGTGGGAATTGCAGCAATTCCAAGCCCCTTTTGATTCTGTGGTGCCTGTCCGGGTCTGGGAGAAGGTGTTAATACTTTGGACTTACATTGCCTCACTGCAGAGCTTTGAATTTCTGGGGTCAGTTGCTCTGTCACAAGTCGCTGCTTTAATGAAATGTCTCTCAGACCTGGAAAAATGCTAATTTTCAGATGTGCATTATTTGCTTTTTAATCAGTATTAAATGAGCTCAACATTAAAAAAGCGAACATTTTAACACTGAAAACTTCAGGCCACAACTACTTGGAtttactttttaaagttaaatgtataAATTTATGTTAAGTACAAGGCAATCATTGAGGTTTTTATTTCAACACTTACAAGACAGAGAAACACATCAATCTTCAATTTCATAAACATTTTGCATTATTTCATAGAAACTTAAACAGTTAGTCAAAACTAATACATTGTACACATTCGTAAAACCAGATTCAAATGAACACAAATATTAGGCTAGAAATTACAATAAAGATATTTTTACCAACATTTTCAACATCAATAAAACAAAACTCCAGTGGTACAAAGGATCTGGTAGTGAATTTATGTTTGGTACTACAATTTGTAGCTTTCACAATAGTACTTAAAGATCCTTTCCTACTAGTCTAAGCTTGGTTTAAAGGTTAACGAAACACTGTTGATACAGAACCTTTGTCCAGAAGGTCTGGGACCATCATCAAACACATGACCAAGATGGGCATCACACCGCAACAGAAAAACAATCATTAGTTAAGTGAACACAAATGTCTTCATGGTAGAATATCAGACAGCACTCCATGTTCTGCAGTGCTATTCCACAACTTAGTTAAGAATGACAGCTCAGGGGGAAAAGAAACCCTACAGGCTACTCAGACATTTCTTTAAGAAAAGATTTTCTACACTCACAGCATGAGGTTTGGGATCAGCACAAAGCTAACAGCACGTTCACAAGTTGTAAAGACATCCAAAGGAATGTGAGGTTATGAGTTGTTCTAAGAGATCTCAGTCTTTCCAGGTTAGCAGTAATACACAATAAGATGTACTCACTACAGCACCTGGCCCTGTTCCAGGCAAGATATGACCTGGATCTGCAGGTCTTATGCATACAAAGTTCTTGCTAACCTCTATGGAATACTTTGTCAATCCTATCTTCACACCTCTGCTACATGATGAGGCATCGGGTCAGACAAAGTGTGGACAAACATCCAAGACATGTTTGTAACAGTTGGTCACATAAAATAATCTCTAGTGAATTGGTGTAATAGATTTTGTTCCTAAATTCCAACCTGAGTGTACTTAAAAAGATGCTCACCTTATCTGCCAGATTGTTCCCTCACCCAGAAATGGATTTTTATAGCTGATACTGCTTTGATCTTGACTCTCATATCTAAATCCCAAGGGATGAGAAATAAAACTTTTCAGTGGTATCCTAACACTCACAGATACATCCAGACAGACTAATTTACTAACTGCATGGATGCAAACAAAACATATCCACAAAGATTTTATATAAATTCACACAccaagtaacattttcaaaagcacttgagtGACTTAGAGGTTTAAGTCCCATTTACTTTCAATGGGCTTAGAcacctaaggctaggtctacactacccgcctgaattggcgggtagaaatcgacctctcggggatcgatttattgcgtcccgtccggatgcaacaatcgatcccctaatcgacgctcttactccaccagcggaggtgggagtaagcgccgtcgacaggaagccgcggaggtcgattttgccgcggtcctcacagtggggtaaatcggctgcgatatgtcgaattcagctacgctattcacgtagctgaatttgcgtatcttaaatcgactcccccctgtagtgtagatgtagcctaagtcacttagacattttgaaagttttacccactGGGGGTTGAGGTGAATAATCGGCTAAACATGAGTTCCCAATGTGCTTTTGTGGCCAAGAGAACTAATTTGATCCCAGGATTCACAAACCAGGAAATTTTGAGTAGGAATAgaggggttattttacctctgtattcggCAATGGTGCTAGAACACtttgcccagttctggtgcccacaattcaagaaggaggttgataaattggagagagttcagagaagagccacaagaataattaagGGGTTAGAAAATAttccttatagtgaaagactcaaagagctcaatctatttagtttaataaagactattaagggatgacttgagtacagtctataagtattttATGGGGAACATATATTTAATactgggttcttcaatctagcacagAAAGGTATAACAATCCAGTGACTggtagttgaagctagacaattcagaCTGTAattaagatgtacatttttgacagtgagggttactaaccattggaacaatttactaaggttTATGGTcgattctccaccactgacaatttttaaatccaagactgggtgtttttctaaagatATTCTACattggtgaagttctatggcctgtgttatgcaggaggtcagactggatgatcacagtgatagattccaaggccaaaaaggACCAATCTCTAGATATTGTTATATGGCAAACTATGCAGACAATGATAGAAAGAtgaggaaagaagaaaacaccatAAAAAAGTCCTTCTGTACCACCTTCAAGATAAATATACCTGTTTGCAAATGACTTCCATGCTGGTTGATCCCAATGAGGTATCTGGACACCTCAGGATATTGGTATTGCTTTCATCTGTACCACATGCACCAAAAGCTTCTGAAAATGAAGCCCATCCTTGCTGGAATTGTATTTCTTCTCTGAACTATTGAGGACAGCAGATCTTGTTATTAATCAAGAATATAGATGTTAAATAGACTTTTTTTGTTGCTTTCAATAGGAAAAACTAGCTTTCCCTTCTACTCTCTCCCTcacctttgtttttgtttgtttgttttttaaatagcatttggCTCAGTAAGCATCTTTTTCAGTGCACCATCACTGTTCCAGAACCTTTTCACCTAATAGATTTCTTGTTCTTTCTACAGTACAGGCTTCTGTCCCATCAATGGTAGTCCAGCCTGCTACAGTGTTTGAAAATGGCTTTCCAAATAGCTAAACACACTAGGCACTTTCTGTAGAGCCCCAAAGGCCATAGTTCAAAACCTTATGCTTCCAAGtacgttatttaaaaaaaatcaaaattgaaaaTTACAGTAAGTTTTGGAGTCTCATTAGTTTAACCTGCCAGACAAGGTTTATACATCAGAGCAACTGCTGCTTGAAACAGCAAAAGTGACAAGGTGTAACTAAAAAAAGTTCGGCAGATCAATTCTACACAAGTCTATGGAGCTTTCTAGAATATAATGATTTACTGCCCCCAAAAGGTGGCAATTGGCATTACAGAGACCACTACTATTTGTGGTTAAAcaggaactggaaaaaaatatgctgaaaatGTTAAGAGACTGGGGTGGGGAATCCTTGAGCCAACCTTTGCTCATAAGATACAATTCAAAATTCTGTCGGGAGGAAAAATAAAGTCAAAGATAATGCAAATCAATGTAGCTAATCAATAGAAAAACTGAAGATTTTACCTCAATCACAGAACAGCATGGCATGAAAAATATATGGTATTCAAGAATAAAACAATTTCAGTTTATTTGCCTTAGGGTTCCTTTTTACATGTGTTTTAATTCTCCAAGTAGACATTTAAAAAGAGAACACTACAGTTAATAGATGGGATTATTACTAATACAGAACTAGTTCCACATTCATCTTAAAATCTATTATAAATTATGATCAAAGTAATAGTTTTAGACTTCAATTAGTACAAAGGAATCTAAAAGTTCCCTCCTTTATAAATAAAGTAGGATTTATTAATGACAGTAATTCAAAATTGTTCATTTCTACGGATAAGAGATTTGTACATCATTGCAACAAATCAAGACTGATTGCACTACTATGATAAATATACCGAAGAACAAATCCTGAAGGTCTCCACCGAGGTTTTTATTCTCTTATTCCAGGGCCAGCTTTCTCAATGCTCCCCAAAAATCTATGCTCACAGTGGCACCTAGTGGTAGACAGAGACACTGCCACCATTGACTAGTTTCCAGTAGCAGAAGGGAGTCTTATCACAAATGCTCTAAAGTGAAACATTTAATTAAGATAATATACATGTTATGGTGGGGCATGAAAGACTGACAAAATCTTATTTCTGTGCCTTTCAGAAAGACATATTAATATCTGATACATTTAATGTTTCTAAAATGGCAATTTTCACTTTAATTCAAGTCAAAAATAGCAATGTATGTCTGGCACATCATTTGTAAATAACTGTAAATATTTTACAAGCAATATAATCTTTGCAAGTAAATGAGAGACTGTAGCGAAGGAATGACTGGAGGATCACTCTTCTAAGGGCTACTGCTCCATCTATTACACAAAGGCACAAAGTATTATTGAAAATGCTCAGCTACAGGTTTGCAAAAGATGCACAGAGTTTGGTCCCCAACACCCAGGGATCTCAGGGGTCTGCTAGAAGCCAGGACTGATTATCACACAGAGACatacagtcagggctggctccagcttttttgccgtcccaagcggcgaagcaaaaaaaagataaagcctatcggcggcactttggcttcattcttctgcagcaattcagcggcgagtccttcactccctcttcctcttcggcagcagctcaaagaggaagagagggactgagggacccgccgtcaaattgccaccaaagacccggacgtgcagcccctttccattggccgccccaagctcctgcttccttcgctggtgcctggagccggccctgtacccaTTGCCTCTGCACTGTACTGCAAGGCTTCAACTGAACCAGTTCTCCAGGGGCTCCTCCATCTGTCACCTGCTGAGAGAAACATGCCCCCTCATCTCATGGGGGTATTTGACAGTACTACAGAGGCTCACAGCAGGAAAGTTAACAGAGCCTGCAGATTCCCCATATGGGTTGGCGAAGGGACATTATGTggtccccagtcctgccccactcCAGCTATGCAAGGCTCTCTGCAGCATCTGGGACAGCTTTGCCCCAACACATATGGGCAGGggaagagccacatgcagcttcCTAAGGCATGGCCTGAGCCAATACAGGCATCTGGTTACAACTTCATCTAGTTCGGCTGCttctttttgtctgttttaataGTTTTATTTCCAGAACACAAGAATAA
Proteins encoded in this window:
- the MSRB2 gene encoding LOW QUALITY PROTEIN: methionine-R-sulfoxide reductase B2, mitochondrial (The sequence of the model RefSeq protein was modified relative to this genomic sequence to represent the inferred CDS: inserted 1 base in 1 codon) — translated: MPLVKDVGSLTRYDDTAVITDWQKKLTPEQFYITREKGTELPFTGIYLNNRDPGMYHCVCCNAPLFSSEKKYNSSXGWASFSEAFGACGTDESNTNILRCPDTSLGSTSMEVICKQCDAHLGHVFDDGPRPSGQRFCINSVSLTFKPSLD